The Coffea arabica cultivar ET-39 chromosome 8e, Coffea Arabica ET-39 HiFi, whole genome shotgun sequence genome window below encodes:
- the LOC140012669 gene encoding uncharacterized protein, whose translation MLEKVNKWNPSLEGQKVVFENLTLKSPLLERIKEAQKKDDMVQKWLEKSQKEGTQDFKVGTEGVLRFRDRILVPGDEGIRREILEKMHRSKYTIHPEIKAEHQKPSGLLPPLEIPEWKWQHITMDFVTWLPRSQKGHDTVWVVVDWLTKTAHFLLMNMKYPLEKLAKLYMDEIVRLHGITLDLPASMSKIHNVFRISILKKYHPDPTHVIQLEDIEVDGSLLYEEHPVKVLDREVKDLRNKKISLVNFLWRNHDVEEATWETEEEMQKKYLELFI comes from the exons ATGTTGGAGAAGGTGAACAAGTGGAATCCCAGCCTAGAGGGACAAAAGGttgtatttgaaaatttgacATTAAAGTCTCCATTGTTAGAACGCATTAAAGAGGCACAAAAGAAGGATGATATGGTGCAGAAATGGttagaaaaatcacaaaaagagGGAACCCAAGATTTTAAAGTAGGGACTGAAGGAGTACTGAGGTTTCGAGATCGAATTTTGGTGCCTGGTGATGAAGGAATAAGAAGGGAAATATTAGAGAAAATGCACCGATCTAAGTATACAATACACCCTGAga TTaaagctgaacatcagaaaccttCGGGACTTTTACCACCTCTAGaaatacccgagtggaagtggcaacatattaccatggatttcgtGACATGGTTGCCAAGGAGTCAAAAGGGGCATGATACGGTTTGGGTGGTAGTAGATTGGCTTACTAAGACTGCACATTTTCTGCTAATGAATATGAAATACCCTTTGGAGAAACTAGCAaaactttatatggatgaaattgtaAGATTACATGGAATTACT TTGGATTTGCCTGCTAGTATGTCTAAGATCCATAACGTTTTCCGCATCTCTATACTCAAGAAGTATCATCCGGATCCAACTCATGTGATACAGTTGGAAGATATTGAAGTAGATGGGTCGCTTTTGTATGAAGAACATCCTGTGAAGGTTCTGGATCGAGAGGTAAAGGACttgagaaataagaaaatttctttGGTTAATTTCCTTTGGAGAAATCATGATGTCGAGGAAGCGACTTGGGAGACAGAAGAGGAGATGCAGAAAAAGTATCTTGAGTTGTTCATTTAG